The following proteins come from a genomic window of Plasmodium malariae genome assembly, contig: PmUG01_00_47, whole genome shotgun sequence:
- the PmUG01_00076800 gene encoding fam-l protein codes for MEQNIKTTLFIKITTFILLCWICHFCIYISTLKKTLDEKKNNRSILHARTYRLLAIYKKDNDSSTLCLKEEMSINGMHEINDITNNEKDDLGKKKRSNECPSKCAGGYKRPTKNKSCTFETKKYSHTEKKIFKELDYTDFLKNNKAISDKIYNKIILKKFGLRIFLPVLIFLFLLIIFILEISLNSVKPKSTLLSELGLNKEFLKPLSEGEWKSFLSVLKNLGGFLKHSVSDSGAQLHVLCVIQQIVLVMHAY; via the exons Atggaacaaaatattaaaactacactttttattaaaattactacgtttatccttttatgttggatatgtcatttttgtatttatata agTACTCTTAAAAAAACTTtggatgaaaaaaagaataatcgTAGTATATTACATGCAAGGACTTATCGCTTACTAGCAATATACAAGAAGGATAATGATTCAAGTACTTTAtgtttaaaagaagaaatgtCAATTAATGGTATGCatgaaataaatgatataacTAATAATGAGAAGGATGATttggggaaaaaaaaaagatcaaATGAATGTCCCTCAAAGTGTGCAGGAGGTTATAAAAGACCtacgaaaaataaatcttgtacatttgaaacaaaaaaatattctcataccgaaaaaaaaatattcaaagaacttgattatacggattttcttaaaaataacaagGCAATCAGTGATAAGATttacaacaaaataatacttaaaaaattcgGATTGCGAATTTTTTTACCTGTGTTAATCttcttgtttttattaataatatttatactagAAATATCACTGAATTCTGTAAAACCCAAAAGTACTTTATTGTCTGAATTAGGATTAAACAAGGAATTTTTAAAACCCTTAAGCGAAGGAGAATGgaaatcatttttatcagttttgaaaaatttagGAGGGTTTTTAAAACACAGTGTATCTGATTCTGGGGCACAGCTACATGTATTATGTGTGATACAGCAAATAGTGTTAGTGATGCATGCATATTAG